The segment gccccagaagtggtccacccaggcaggcttcaatattttcagaaagaacatccgaatgaaattatatcaaagacaaatgagagataagaatggagaaagaaggttaacagatcttgtgtagtgccccaacggtcccgcagatcaaaggtgtcacaacgtgtgttgtggtgccggggatttcacttgaattaaatagttgaataaatgacgatctaggattcacaataaaagattctttgttaacacacaactctggaactttatttaaatataaaacgtaagtacagcttatgtacaagttacagatcaagcAAGcataaataatattacaaaggctttaaatcagagctcttagaaaacgcgactgtctactaggaaattctttcatcgactggcgttctttctactctcgtcaattctctggcgctaaaatgtctttatttattttcaaatcaaccaatagatttgcaacatcgtaattacgtctcgggtaaaacctgaggcgctgtcaaggaactagatttgtggggtaattcctgaggctcagtcaagggtttatatttctatttacacataagcttttaaatgtgaaatatacaaataaatctgtaatggcatctgtgacaaaaggataggtgaaagtgaatgtaaagttagatgtaaacctggcctaactagttcccctttcagaccttgtggtctataatgtagggcagatgatgtaaagttcatctgtttttgtggcctacggttaacgagggtgtcatatagccagcacaacgaccaaccgcctatacttttccccaactaatgtctggtacccattagagctgagtggactcggaggcgcccaatgattccaaagttgaaaatcccagtcttcaccaggattcgaacccgggacccccggttcggaagccaagcgctttaccgctcaatctcttattcgaatcctcaaaaaaaaaaaaaaaagtccgcaATTAATAAAagttcagaaaaatgaagtttgcaagattactattcgttttaaattaggtcgaAATTACAATGCATACTatttagctttttctctttaaaaaactgcttgcataactgattttaaaaattagatttttcgctttcagaaaaaaaaaaagtagccgttgcttcagaactttgaatggtctaaaatattgtgatgtctgattttcaatatcttttgtagtttacgagatctaaacgggacggacggacaaagacggacagacatttcgcacaaaactaatagcgtcttttcccctttcgggggccgctaaaaatgagttGTAGGCCCTATACGCCAGGAGAAGGAATTTCTAAAGATGAAAACGCTAGAATGCGCCGGGGCCCCGTTCCGACATAAGACTCCTTGCCAACTTTAGCGGAAACCCTACGCATCTTCACTTCTATCTCCAGGATGAACTTTTTACAATACCGGTACTTaaaaattgtaggcctataggcAACACcattcctgaaaaaaaaaatcaacagcgAACTCGTTTTGTGGCATTTCAATTCTAAGCATAGTGttaaattaatacaagtgaaaaaaacaacaagaagaaatagtattataattatgaataagtttattttcttttttattacttcctttaaaaaaattcacgGACCTCACTATTGGAGCCTACATCGCTGCTCTAGATCCGCCCTGGTGGCGGCCATCTTGGAcccataattttcttttttactcaACCTAATTTTATGGTCCCTTCAATGTAATtatctaggaaaaaaaaatattcctaatgcaaaattaagaaaattagCATCTCTGAGGGGTTTGCTACCTTAAACATATATTCGGTAGGAGCCATGATGGCTTCCTGATAGTGTGCAATCTATGTCCATCCATTTGTAATTAAGCTTCCATGCAGTAAGATTCCGTACTGGGATAATCCCCCTAAAGCACGGTCCAGGAGAGTTTTCCaacggggagggggggaggggagttCTGGGTTGCATTTTAGACTTAGGGGTCTCATCAGTTGGAACATTGCTACCTACCTAGAGCTCGTGCTCTTGGCTAGCTTATACCCTCGTCGCACTGCCGCGCATACCTGTAAGGTATTGGAGAGGTTGTCAGGGACCGTTATTCTCAGCGCCCGAAAGCCCGCCGTCAGCGAGGCGGCTTAGTGCAATGCCGTACGTACTTTCGAAATCCCACGACGCTTGTTGAGCGCGCCTCTCGTACCGGGGCACTATGTCCACTTTGGGCTGGACATCCTGGACTTTACGAACCCCATTCGTTTGGCCCTTGAAACCACAAACTGGTAATGGTCTTCGTTAGCCGCTGCTAGAGACGTTCGCAGCGGTTCCAGGATCCACCGCGATGAGGCCGTGACCAACAGAGATTTCCTTATTACGAGAGCAAGACAAATATCCAGACTTAGGTCCAGCTTCACTACtgttcatctaaaaaaaaatcaagattcTATTTCTTCTTTACCGGTGATTTATTAATTTGTTGCCTAAGTAGATTTTCGTTTTTAAACTTAACCATATAGATAACGATATTTAATTCTTACTTTCGGGAATTCCCCAATGCTTCGCTTAAATTCATACAAGGCATTTCTGACGGGTGTATCCTATCCCCTTGGTCACACGATCAGGCATTTTAGCGCTCTATGAGAAATGAACATATGCTATTTCCTCATCTGTTCTAATAACTCGTGGTTGCGTTTCGTAGTTAAAGAGTCGAcgctggtggggggggggggagaatataATTTTTCTTCATAAGCCTATATCGCATCAACGATGTAGAGGCTTAGCTGCGCATCACTTCCCACGAGCGAAGCAGAAAGCCGATAGTAGGCCAACCCTGGGGATAGGATCTCGAAACGTGAAGCCTTGCTACGATCACTACGTAATAATTTAGATCGCTAGAGAAATCGACATGTTAAACTGTTAGCTTTGTTTtgcttgtttcggatgttctttcaaaattgaagattattacttccTAGCCTAAATCTCTCGCAGGAGGAccgggaaagggggggggggcgacaggCACTGTTCGAGCACTGATTACCGATacgacagcccagagcgcataccatacGATTAGGGCAGGCCTGTATGATGTAGACGCCTATCCCTGCATACATACCCACCGAAGATACACAGTGTAGTAGTTGCAACCCTCGGTAGTCCCAGTTCATCATCACATCTGACCACGTATGTTTAATGTCAACCAAATCTTTGTCTTGTCAATGTGCGTTTCCACCAGACTAcagcatcaaaaaaaaaaaagagagtgtgGAGGTCTTCCATCTTCTAAAAGTACATACACCGACCCAGTTCGTTTTAATGTTTCCAAATATAGCATGATCATTTACTTCCATGATAGAAAATGTGGGCCATAATGTGTTTCAAATtgatattatgttttgtttttttttaaaatatgaatgaaatttaaccCTAGCAGTTAATCGCATAGacctatttaaaataatatatgtcAGGAGCGGTGGAGCGGAACGTTCGGCTAGACCAAGTTAACCTACATAACTGTTATAAACACGCTACGGTTTGACGGTAGCCAAGACTGGCTAAGCCTGGTTAAATCTTTTTAGTCTTGCATTGTGTAACAGATACAAAACAGAGTCTATACAAAACTGTCAGAAAGATTAAAATAGTTCACTTGGAAACTATGTTTGGATTTAACCGAGgaattagatctattatctgaaaatatatagatctatatctcttGTCTTaatgtatgtagatctagtggttCTAGTTAAATCTCTAAAATTAGATTCGTAATCCtagatttgttttaattaatagatctagatttttagtaaTGGTATATGAACAACAGATCAATATAGGTAGACTTATATAGGCTAGTTCTTTTGAATCTCGTCTAGAAAGGGAAGGAActctaaaataatattttttattgacaatTTATAAACAAGGTCTTTACGTGACGTCAAAAACAGTGGCCACCAGCAACAGCCCGATTTGGgatagactagagtctagagaatCTTGGCGTCTTGAATAAATTATAAGAAATAGACATCTAATTAAACctgtttataaaatacattcacATCCTGTTATAGATAttctaactctagattagtctagatctattagaaaataattaaatgtaggTCGACTCTActctagtctaagtctaagttttAACTCTAATTACTAAATTAGTCTAATACTCTAACTCTAAGTTAGTGAGTCTATTATCATTAAGTCTATACTAATTATCTAATACTCTGTCTCTATTATTACTCTAGTCTCTACTCAGTATTCTGGTGTCTCTGGTCTGTAactgactagattctagatctaactctaatCTTTGACTCTCTGTCTCTAGCTACTCTACTCTAATTAGTCTAATTAAGAATTAAGTCTAATAGAGTCTAACTCTAGAGTCttagtagagtctaactctgtcAGACTACTCTTTATAACTCGGTTTCTACTTtagtactactagatctactactagaacTTCTAGTCTAAAAAAAGTCAGTCTAAAAATTCTGAATAATTCAATAATTTGAATTGGTCTGAAGACAGTGAAGTGAATTCATATTTAATTTGATAAATTTAATGCTTTTGAAATAATGAATTTGAATGTTATCAAAGTGAAAGTCAACTGAAAGTAGCCAAAACAAAGACAACTCAAAGGTAGACTAGAATGACTAGAAGTAGATTTAGAGTTTTAGACTTAGTCGTCTTAGTgtcacttagatctagataatcatcAATGATCATGCATGTCATGATCATCATctctgtaaaaataaaaaaaccacCCTAAGCCTTTtacatagattatagatagatctaattctagatctagatctatttaacttatttcttatttttaattttagtgtTTAGACTAGATGattgatctagacatctagaatctatatataatagattctagaatctacataaaacatctaatagatctagatcttttattctttaataatcattattatagtaagtatatatatgtagatatacatctaataatagattctagatggTATTGATAGATTTTTATAGATCATCTCATGACATTTTGACTATTGACTATAGATGATATTCAATGATTCAATAATATTCAATTCGTGTTTCATCattattctaaaactaaaacactaaaccatctTGAATCTAGAgtgtctagactctagtttgatatatatctagaatctatgtctagtttactGTTTTACATTAGATCATTGATTCATTgtaaattatatctagatttagctaAACATCATTCTCATTCAAGACTGTCACTGTAGATATGTGGATTTCTAagtctagataatctagatctatatcaaaattatgtaaatctagatctaagtctagatttagatcttgtaatagtcaatattagatctacattGTATGCATACTAGTCTACTgactagaagtagatctagaatctagatctatatatatttaaataagataTCTATTTTTGACTTCTTCTTTctcgttctcattattatgttggagcgttcagatgactagaccaatatatgagatgaactgtgcagtggtttccaattcAGGGAGCtatccatatagttttcttacTATGGGGttttttggggccagtgtcttgatctggcctcttggtaaagaatgcagttttgaaggacatgacCAGCATTGTGACACTCCACGTGGGAAGATTCAATTGGTTCCAATTTtcagcttccggaacatatgttgtctcattctgttgtgtccagttctgagttgaaagattagacgttgatcttgtcgggatagcttataataggttGTGTcattttcttgtgatttggatgagagcttgacatgtctcatttattttattcactattactttcttcatttcttctggatagaatGCAATACATGTTTTATTGTGTGTTAGTTCTCCCACACTTGGCGAGTATGTCAGCATTCTCAtatccttctagttctatatgtccTGTTATCCATttaataacagttttttttttctgttgttgttgagctttataagTGCTGTCCTGAGTGGTTTCATAtaggaggaatcagagttttcctAGCAATGGAGGATTGTTTTTGCATCGGTTAGTTTTGACTGTCTGTCCTGTTTTTCTTAAAATGTCCTGGCATAATAGCCAATGTCTTGCATTTACCTTTTGATTAATAACTTCAAAAATACTGCTTTCTGCTTTTCCTTCTTTGTTGCATTACAGGTTTCAGTGTTTAATGCATGAGTAGTGCTGCCATCTTGTCATATTATTTTTCTCTAATATTTCAATTATTGTATGtaatgtgttatttttttcttctaaatttaGCTTTAATCTTAGTGTACATCTGCCTCTTAAAGTCTTACACCCATGTCTCCCGACGAATATGTGATCATTTGGTTTTGGgttattctttcttttaaaatcaatgtttCTCTTATGTTACTGATAGTCATTCCTTTTCCATGGGAAATAACCATATATATAAGGTCACTGTTGATCTCTATATATGTAAGCTTTGAagtagtatttattttaatgttatatttagGTGCCTTGTCATTTTATTGTAGGTCTCttttgtgttatctttttttttttttggaagggcaatgttcatttaaaaatggtagggacatgtttatttaaaaatggtAGGAAcatgttcatttaaaaatggTAGGGAcatgttcatttaaaaattgGTAAGGAcatgttcatttaaaaattgtgttcatttaaaaattgtaaggacatgttcatttaaaaatggTAGGGAcatgttcatttaaaaatgtcttcttGAACTTTTTCTATTCTCCTAATCATCGAcaagtctttggttttcatGAAATATATTCAATTACTTTACCTGCCGTTGTTTCAACCAATCCCTTTCCTAAGTTGTTACTACTATAGAATTTGGCGTAATTCTTTGTCTTGAGAATGTTAAAGTCTTCTCATCTGACTTCTTTGAGTCTcttggaagagaaaaaaaaatcacatctGTCTACACTTAAATTTATTTCCATGGTAACCAGATGTAATTTCTAAACCATGATGCTAGTAGAGAAAGAAACTTCCGTTACTTTATTACATGAACTAGTTATGACCTCttatctaattataaaaatatacttaAGCTTTTAAAGTCATCTTTTgacaaaatgtatatttcagAATGCGTGGCAAAAGGCGCCCTCCAGAGGATCGTGTTTCTAGTGTTGCTGGGCCACTTCCTCCATGCAGAGTTTGTGGAGAGCCAGCGGCTGGTTTTCATTATGGAGCTAATACATGTGAAGCTTGCAAGGTTaaaacctgcttttttttttccttggtttTGAACAggaagggtcccgggttcaaatctctgtgcagacttggatttttaattttgggattttagaatgctcttgagtccacccaactctgatgggtaccctACATTAGTTATTGAATGTAAAGGCTTTTGGTTATTGTGCTGGTAACATGACACCTTAGTAAATATTTGGCCAtttaaaacagatgaccttttacatcatctgccctacagatcacaaggtttgaaagggctactttttctcttttattattatagcttttatatagcgctactttcatgcttatagcctgctcagagcgcttttggtccaatctcatttgtggaccagtggcctttaggcgctcagtaaacacaactctgcccgagtcgggtgtcgaacctcgagcccccttctaggtagcctagccaagttcaagtgcacttggcctctcgaccatgcttctcACATATTATATTAGCTTTAATATTagctttaaatatatatatgttagtttTGAatatataaacctttttttatttcttcttgcatttttttttaggacattgatttatttttaagagGAAATTTTAATATTGGGGTCAAGCATTtgagttattattaatttttttaatttgattatcCATTATACCAATCCCATAACTGTATTTGAATATAATGTTATAAtttaaactatttgttttaatctCTCCTGTTAATAGGGTTTCTTCAGGCGAAGTTTGCTGAGAAATGGTGAATATGTTTGCATTGGAAATGAAAATTGCGCCATAAGTTCAAACAGAAGAAAGAGCTGTCCCAAGTGCCGTTATCTTAAATGTCTCAATGTAGGCATGTCCAAAGATGGTAAGAGACTTAGAACGGCAAGGTAACTGCTGTTctaaaggtttttaaaaaagaggatTTGACATAATTTAGTGCTAGTTGAAGttgaaacagtaaaaaaaaagttgttttttcttttatatgttCCGGATGTTCCTCCACAGTTGAAGATTGTTACACCTTAACATAAAGGTTCCACAGTACTACAAGGAATTTTGGTAGGCAGAGCTTGACAATTGAGGCAACAGTCTAGAGCATAtcccacatgaccaggcagtcaACCTGGTCTGgtgcattttaaaaagaaaaactacacTTTTCACTATAGTGTATTTAAGTTTGCAGCAACAATGAAACTAAATAAATGAACTTTTATATGTACAGTCCATCATCCTTAAAGCTTTGGGATAATGTGGACTAGAGTTGCTATTAGTTAGttacttgtttttattgttgagATGCCTatcaaattaaacaaaatttagaaagTATGTAAATTTTAATACTAGATAGCAAACTGttaataaaatctaaaatgtttaatattGTATCAACTATTCTGCAATGATTGCTTAGACAAtattagactttttaaaaatatctatgtCAATTCTTGCATAATCAttaataaatagctttaaaaaagaagttaagttcccctttcagatcttgcgatctatgaggccgatgatgtaaaggtcatctgtttctgtgggccacagttaacgaggatgccatctggccagcacaatgaccaactgccatttcttttccccaactaatatcaggtacccataagagctgggtggactcagagccgCCCTAAGATCCctaaattgaaaatcccagtcttaaccaggatttgaacccgggatccccggttaggaagccaagccctttaccACTCAGGCACCATATGTCCAATTAATAGCTTTGATCCCAATGTCAACACTTAGTGAAGCGTTTCAAATTGAGTGCCTTATTTGATATAATTATATAGCTATGCTTTTGACTAGTAATGCTGATTCTGAGAATATTTTAtaccaaatttatttaattatatactcattttgtttcattaaaaagttaatattatattaattcttttttttttttttttcaaatttctgTTTGAGAAAATTTTGccaaaaaatatttctctttttttttccagccatAAAGACTGGTCGTTACACCTACATGAAAAGAACACAAGATACTATAGAAATTAAGCAGCTTACTGTTACCCAGTGTAGTGACAGTTCAATGGAGCAGAGCTCATCTAGTAGTCTATCCAACAACTTATCCAACAGTTCCAATGCTTTAAATAGTGGAGACAGTTCAACATCTCagatgttttctgcagagcctCTGGAGGCTAGTGAACGTAAGAAAGATGACAATGTTTCCAGTCCACGTTTAGACTCAATAGTCAAAGATGTGATGCTAATAGAGTCCTCAACATGGACTGATACACCACCCAGTGATGATCCTGAGCCTTGGGCTTCTACATCACAGGGTAGTGAGCTTACTTTAGACTTGTTGCAGGACTTTCATGAAGATCAAGGGATCTCACATGTGACCCTTTCAGACCCTACTGAATTTCAACCCAAATCTCAGGAATCTGAACTGTTGGCTCTGTGCTCTGCAGACTGTCAAACTATGTCACAAGGGGAATGTTTGGGTCCATCTAGTCAGATGAGAGAGACATTGACGGACCTCCTGATGGAGGGCGAACCAGAAACAACATGGCTGAAGTATAGTCAGAGTGAACTGGACGAATTTGTTAAAGTTTTGGTCTCTAGTCAC is part of the Biomphalaria glabrata chromosome 10, xgBioGlab47.1, whole genome shotgun sequence genome and harbors:
- the LOC106063924 gene encoding nuclear receptor subfamily 1 group D member 2-like, whose translation is MRGKRRPPEDRVSSVAGPLPPCRVCGEPAAGFHYGANTCEACKGFFRRSLLRNGEYVCIGNENCAISSNRRKSCPKCRYLKCLNVGMSKDAIKTGRYTYMKRTQDTIEIKQLTVTQCSDSSMEQSSSSSLSNNLSNSSNALNSGDSSTSQMFSAEPLEASERKKDDNVSSPRLDSIVKDVMLIESSTWTDTPPSDDPEPWASTSQGSELTLDLLQDFHEDQGISHVTLSDPTEFQPKSQESELLALCSADCQTMSQGECLGPSSQMRETLTDLLMEGEPETTWLKYSQSELDEFVKVLVSSHKELVKDLNLVPDEELEKRTKECKEKCQLQTEIFGHLGKIDIDEHEHIYNTTGIDVDGRMDDIIYCSSKMDSDIRDLIAFMKRIPGFKELSVPDQTELVKGCVYEIFFLGYYRGYSSKDYIAVESNRSYCYHQMTYFHSKELIDKIFRLTNQIQQLKLNFESVVLLKVVCIFFPDRVNISRYDHIERIHHKVIQALLMLLKKQHSGKYLKVFAKIISILTSLRSLVLECRQLWDELNFERYKEVANKPILAELFKGSTY